Proteins from a genomic interval of Quercus robur chromosome 9, dhQueRobu3.1, whole genome shotgun sequence:
- the LOC126701091 gene encoding myrcene synthase, chloroplastic-like, whose translation MALNPLASLPICNFPIEAFPSKGPIHLKSLVTSRSGIVPVGPVQCMANSKISKSTDIVRRSANYQAPIWDYDYIQSLRSEYVGEVYTGKINKLKGQVRMMLQKVVDPLEQLELIDILQKLGLSYHFECEMKRMLEVLDNNDHGDEWKMENLYAIALKFRLLRQHGYRVSEEVFDSFMEEGSFKGYLCDDTKGILSLYEASFLSLEGENILEEAREFSEKHLQEFINQNKDQNLSIIVSHALELPLHWRISRVEARWFIDVYRSREDMNPVLLELAKLDFNMVQATHQEDIKQLSRWWRSIGLAEKLSFVRNRLTESFFRTVGCTFHPRFSYSRRISTKLNLLITVIDDIYDVYGTLDELELFTNAVESWNINAMDGLPDYMKLCFLALHNSVNEMAFDTLKEQGFHIIQYFKKAWVDICRAYLLEAKWYYNGYTPSLQEYLENACFSVAAPIILLNAYFSVADPITKEALDFLEECPNIVRYSSIIVRLADDLGTSTDELERGDVPKSIQCYMNETGASEEDAREYIRYLISETWKKMNEERDATSTLAETFIEIVFNLGRMAQCMYQYGDGHGAGNHETKDCLSSLFVQPIPIYKDQYDELLTYKDADLKF comes from the exons ATGGCTCTCAACCCCCTAGCTTCACTCCCTATTTGCAATTTCCCAATTGAAGCTTTCCCATCTAAAGGTCCCATCCATCTCAAATCACTTGTAACAAGCAGAAGTGGCATTGTTCCTGTTGGTCCTGTCCAATGCATGGCCAACAGCAAAATTTCAAAGAGCACAGATATTGTTCGGAGATCTGCAAATTACCAAGCTCCTATTTGGGACTATGATTACATCCAGTCACTGAGAAGTGAATACGTG GGAGAAGTGTACACagggaaaattaacaagttGAAGGGACAAGTGAGGATGATGCTTCAAAAAGTGGTGGATCCTTTAGAGCAACTGGAGCTGATAGATATCTTGCAAAAACTAGGATTGTCTTATCACTTTGAGTGTGAAATGAAGAGAATGTTGGAAGTTCTAGACAACAATGATCATGGTGATGAGTGGAAGATGGAGAATTTATATGCAATAGCTCTTAAATTTCGACTGCTTAGACAACATGGATATAGGGTGTCTGAAg AAGTTTTTGATAGTTTCATGGAGGAAGGGAGTTTCAAGGGATATCTTTGTGATGATACCAAGGGAATTCTATCCTTGTATGAAGCCTCATTCCTTTCGTTAGAAGGTGAAAATATCTTAGAGGAAGCAAGAGAATTCTCAGAAAAACATCTCCAAGAATTTATCAACCAGAATAAAGATCAAAATCTTTCTATCATCGTGAGCCATGCCTTGGAGCTTCCACTACACTGGAGGATATCAAGGGTGGAAGCGAGGTGGTTCATTGATGTATATAGGAGCAGAGAAGACATGAACCCTGTCTTGCTTGAGCTTGCAAAACTGGATTTCAACATGGTGCAAGCAACCCACCAAGAAGATATCAAACAACTGTCAAG GTGGTGGAGGAGCATTGGCCTTGCAGAAAAGTTGAGCTTTGTGAGGAATAGGCTAACAGAGAGTTTCTTCAGGACAGTGGGGTGTACATTTCATCCTCGATTTAGTTATTCTCGAAGAATCTCAACAAAGCTCAATCTACTCATTACGGTAATAGATGATATCTATGATGTGTATGGCACTTTGGATGAACTTGAGCTCTTCACGAATGCTGTTGAGAG TTGGAATATCAATGCAATGGATGGGCTCCCAGATTACATGAAGCTATGTTTCCTTGCTCTACACAATTCAGTTAATGAAATGGCTTTTGATACACTTAAGGAACAAGGATTCCACAtcattcaatattttaaaaaagca TGGGTAGATATATGTAGAGCTTATTTGTTGGAAGCAAAGTGGTACTATAATGGATATACACCGAGCCTTCAAGAGTACCTTGAGAATGCATGTTTTTCAGTAGCAGCACCAATTATACTATTGAATGCTTATTTTTCAGTCGCAGATCCAATAACAAAGGAAGCCTTAGATTTCTTGGAAGAATGCCCCAACATAGTCCGTTACTCATCAATAATTGTACGACTTGCAGATGATCTTGGAACATCTACA GATGAGTTAGAAAGAGGTGATGTCCCTAAATCAATCCAGTGTTACATGAATGAAACTGGTGCTAGTGAAGAAGATGCCCGTGAATACATTAGATATTTGATTAGTGAAACATGGAAGAAGATGAATGAAGAACGAGATGCAACTTCTACCTTGGCTGAAACATTTATTGAAATTGTATTCAACCTTGGAAGGATGGCTCAGTGCATGTACCAGTATGGAGATGGGCATGGAGCTGGAAACCATGAAACTAAGGATTGTTTATCATCATTATTTGTTCAGCCCATTCCAATATATAAAGATCAATATGATGAATTATTGACATATAAGGATGCAGATTTGAAGTTTTAA
- the LOC126701090 gene encoding receptor-like protein 7, which yields MRLALISCFMFLSSLFHPAYSSSSIRPLCRIDESSTLLQFKESFIANSTCRGPDDYPKVASWMLEGENSSCCLCDGVDCDDDTGHVIGLNLSSSCLYGSINSSSSLFRLIHLRQLDLSYNFFNYSQIPSTIGNLSMLTYLNLSNSFFLGQIPSEISLLNKLSILDLSYNFHSFLQRLELKRATLESLVQNLTNLEKLDLSVVDISSPVPNQLANISSLTALALHDCRLVGQFPIRILQLPGLQILVLGNNFDLKGYLPHLHLSSHLKYLLVGHTGFSGEIPASIGNLDSLERLDLGDCKSQG from the coding sequence ATGAGGCTAGCATTAATATCTTGCTTCATGTTCTTGAGCTCACTCTTTCATCCCGCTTACTCTTCATCTTCTATTCGTCCATTGTGTCGCATTGATGAGAGTTCTACCTTGTTGCAATTCAAGGAAAGCTTTATTGCCAACTCCACTTGTCGAGGTCCTGATGATTATCCTAAAGTTGCGTCATGGATGCTTGAAGGAGAAAACAGCAGTTGTTGCTTATGTGATGGGGTTGATTGTGATGATGACACTGGTCATGTGATTGGCCTTAACCTTAGCAGCAGTTGCCTCTATGGTTCCATCAACTCTAGTAGTAGCCTTTTCCGCCTTATCCACCTTCGGCAACTTGACCTTAGCTACAATTTCTTCAACTACTCTCAGATACCATCTACTATAGGCAATCTTTCCATGCTGACATATCTAAACCTTTCTAATTCCTTCTTTCTCGGTCAAATTCCATCAGAAATTTCACTACTCAACAAATTGTCTATCCTCGATTTGTcttataattttcattcatttttacaACGTTTGGAACTCAAAAGAGCCACTCTAGAAAGCCTAGTACAAAACTTAACCAACCTAGAGAAACTTGATCTCTCTGTGGTAGACATATCTTCTCCAGTTCCAAATCAGTTGGCAAATATATCCTCCCTGACTGCTCTTGCCCTCCATGATTGTAGGTTGGTTGGGCAATTTCCAATAAGGATTTTGCAGCTACCAGGCCTACAGATTCTTGTGCTAGGGAACAACTTTGATCTCAAAGGTTACTTACCTCACTTGCATTTGAGCAGCCACCTTAAGTATTTGTTAGTGGGGCATACCGGATTTTCTGGTGAGATACCTGCCTCAATCGGAAACCTTGATTCCTTGGAGCGTTTGGATCTCGGAGATTGTAAATCTCAGGGTTGA
- the LOC126698645 gene encoding G-type lectin S-receptor-like serine/threonine-protein kinase At5g35370 yields the protein MGCFSFSFFFFICCVFLPSLTFSASISTHSISPDFTASHFQFTDTKGAFLRSQNGTFEATIDARPPSSKYFFSIVHRANKIIIWSANRNTPMSSSDKLSLTVNGLIVTNQITGQPLWSTPQFKSDISAMQLSETGNLVLVDGGNNTLWESFAHPTDTIVMGQRIPVGKSLQSVVTVDEDMSVGDYRLEVTDRDVVLQWKKMNYWELSMDPKVVRNSNKSVSLMVMNGTGLYLLASDNSAVVQVAWNGSSSFRSGKLGPEGRFNIVSWSRRDKWGLEFAGPFEDCDLPLRCKEIGLCKRKPLGGICSCLPEFSSQNNGDCMPVNRSLSLPSACTAARNGSQLNSSISYLKFGPGMEYFAINFKKPVKNNVTLSVCQDLCSQNCSCLGFFHEISSGSCCLLENYLGSFISTDDNNKDRLGYIKVLVGSSNRNQKQKLPVAALVLLPLTGFLILVVFVIIAILWLRKKRLSKTKTVKLDRGNSSSSAELEMISIPGLPRRFAYEELAAATENFRTQIGSGGFGTVYRGTLSDKTVVAVKKITNLGIRGKKEFCTEISIIGNIHHLNLVRLKGFCAQGRQRFLVLEYMNRGSLGSTLFGNGPVLEWRERLEIAIGTARGLAYLHSECEHRIIHCDVKPENILLNDNLQVKISDFGLSKLLNPEQSFQFTTMRGTRGYLAPEWIMSSTISDKADVYSYGLVLLEIVRGRKNCSMQTWSHSTKTSSSEGNASSSSPSVSEHRLIYFPLFALEMHQQRRYSELADPRLEGRVTSEEVEKLVRIALCCVHEDPALRPSMAHVVGMLEGGLSLGEPRSESLNFLRFYGQRFIEESRMEGFNELKDLGLYPDINATSNSAAGVSYNPMSYISSQQLSGPR from the coding sequence ATGGGTTGCTTCTcattctcattcttcttctttatatgCTGCGTTTTCCTTCCAAGTCTTACTTTCTCAGCCTCCATTTCCACGCACTCAATCAGCCCCGACTTCACAGCCTCACACTTCCAATTCACCGACACCAAAGGCGCTTTCTTACGCTCTCAAAATGGTACTTTCGAAGCCACAATTGATGCCAGACCACCCTCCTCAAAATATTTCTTCTCTATCGTCCACAGAGCCAACAAAATCATAATCTGGTCAGCCAACCGCAACACACCCATGTCAAGCTCTGACAAGTTGTCACTGACTGTCAACGGCCTCATAGTCACAAACCAAATAACTGGTCAACCACTCTGGTCAACCCCGCAATTCAAATCTGATATTTCTGCTATGCAGCTTTCAGAGACAGGAAATCTCGTTTTAGTTGATGGAGGAAACAATACGTTGTGGGAGAGTTTTGCTCATCCGACGGACACTATTGTCATGGGACAGAGAATTCCTGTTGGAAAATCCTTGCAAAGCGTTGTGACAGTCGACGAGGACATGTCGGTGGGTGATTATCGACTTGAAGTTACTGACAGGGATGTGGTGCTGCAATGGAAGAAGATGAATTATTGGGAATTGTCCATGGATCCAAAGGTTGTTAGGAACTCTAACAAGTCCGTATCGTTGATGGTGATGAATGGTACAGGTTTGTATTTGCTAGCAAGTGATAATTCCGCGGTTGTTCAAGTAGCTTGGAATGGATCATCAAGTTTTAGGAGTGGTAAGTTGGGTCCCGAAGGCAGATTTAACATCGTAAGTTGGAGCCGGAGGGATAAATGGGGGTTGGAATTTGCAGGACCATTTGAGGATTGTGATCTTCCTCTCCGTTGCAAAGAAATTGGATTGTGCAAAAGAAAGCCTCTGGGTGGAATTTGTTCTTGTTTACCAGAATTCAGTTCTCAAAACAATGGTGATTGCATGCCGGTGAATCGTTCGCTTTCTCTGCCTTCAGCTTGTACTGCAGCTAGAAATGGCAGTCAATTGAATTCCTCGATTTCCTATCTAAAATTCGGCCCCGGTATGGAGTATTTTgctattaatttcaaaaaaccCGTGAAAAATAATGTAACGTTGTCGGTTTGCCAAGATTTATGCTCTCAAAATTGTTCTTGTTTGGGCTTTTTCCATGAAATTTCTTCTGGTTCTTGTTGTCTTCTTGAAAACTATTTAGGTTCTTTCATTTCGACAGACGACAATAATAAGGACCGCTTGGGTTATATTAAAGTTCTGGTTGGTTCTTCTAACAGAAATCAGAAACAAAAGTTACCAGTCGCTGCTTTGGTACTATTACCTTTAACAGGATTCTTAATACTAGTAGTGTTTGTAATCATTGCAATCCTTTGGTTAAGGAAAAAGCGGCTTTCTAAAACCAAAACTGTAAAACTAGACCGGGGTAACTCGTCATCGTCTGCAGAGCTAGAGATGATCTCTATCCCAGGCTTACCGAGAAGGTTTGCTTATGAAGAGCTTGCAGCTGCTACTGAGAACTTCAGGACTCAGATTGGTAGTGGTGGATTTGGTACTGTATACAGAGGTACTCTGTCAGACAAAACTGTTGTGGCGGTCAAGAAGATTACTAATTTGGGAATCCgagggaaaaaagaattttgtaCTGAGATTTCAATAATTGGGAACATCCACCATCTCAATTTGGTTAGATTGAAAGGTTTTTGCGCACAAGGGAGGCAGCGCTTCCTTGTTCTCGAGTACATGAACAGAGGTTCGTTGGGCAGTACACTCTTTGGTAATGGTCCTGTTCTGGAATGGCGAGAGAGATTGGAAATAGCCATTGGAACAGCCAGGGGGCTTGCTTACTTGCATAGTGAATGTGAGCACAGAATCATCCACTGCGATGTGAAGCCAGAAAACATTCTCTTGAACGACAATTTACAAGTGAAAATCTCAGATTTTGGGTTGTCGAAGCTGCTTAATCCTGAACAATCTTTTCAATTTACAACAATGAGAGGAACTCGAGGCTATCTTGCACCTGAGTGGATAATGAGTTCCACAATTTCCGACAAGGCTGATGTATATAGTTATGGGTTGGTTTTACTAGAGATTGTGAGGGGAAGAAAAAATTGCTCAATGCAAACATGGAGCCATAGCACAAAAACTAGTAGCAGTGAAGGAAATGCCTCATCCTCATCCCCTTCTGTTTCGGAACACAGACTAATATATTTCCCTCTATTTGCGCTAGAAATGCATCAGCAGAGAAGGTACTCGGAACTGGCAGACCCAAGGTTAGAGGGACGAGTGACAAGTGAAGAGGTTGAGAAGCTAGTGCGGATTGCCTTGTGTTGTGTGCATGAAGATCCAGCGCTGCGGCCTTCTATGGCTCACGTTGTTGGCATGTTGGAAGGTGGTTTGTCTTTGGGTGAGCCGAGGTCTGAGTCACTAAATTTCTTGCGGTTCTATGGCCAGAGATTCATCGAGGAGTCAAGAATGGAAGGGTTCAATGAGCTGAAGGACTTGGGGTTGTATCCAGATATAAATGCTACTTCTAATAGTGCTGCAGGTGTTTCATATAACCCAATGTCTTACATCTCTTCACAACAGCTTTCTGGCCCCAGGTAG